In Proteus vulgaris, one DNA window encodes the following:
- a CDS encoding LysR family transcriptional regulator, giving the protein MDIRTLRYFVEVVQLNGFSRAADALFITQPAISRSIKKLEDELGVVLLVREVNGVRLTDDGAILFEHAKKILTQFNSMNKAIQDKSGPLTGTLNVGLPPVIASTYFADIIMAFSSLHPQVELKIFELGTKQMAEAMIEGKVETAAVVLPFNNDIFELTPFSEESLMLLVSPSHSLAIKKEVHFNELINESFIFFSEDFRINDLVYSACGIYNTTPIVAGRSDHLDLIIAMVKAGVGVTLLPRSMCNKNPIGDLVVLPVVEPTLSYQLALANNKNGYKSRSCQAWDRLAREKLIIE; this is encoded by the coding sequence ATGGATATTCGCACGCTTCGCTATTTTGTTGAGGTTGTTCAATTAAATGGGTTTAGCCGAGCAGCTGATGCATTGTTTATTACGCAACCTGCGATTAGTCGCAGTATTAAAAAATTAGAAGATGAATTAGGTGTTGTTTTATTAGTGAGAGAGGTCAATGGCGTAAGGTTAACTGATGATGGTGCAATACTTTTTGAACATGCAAAAAAGATACTCACGCAATTTAATAGTATGAATAAAGCTATACAAGACAAGTCGGGACCATTGACAGGGACATTAAATGTGGGATTACCTCCGGTAATAGCTTCGACATATTTTGCCGACATTATTATGGCATTTAGTTCTCTACACCCTCAGGTTGAACTAAAAATATTTGAATTAGGAACTAAACAAATGGCAGAAGCGATGATAGAGGGAAAAGTAGAAACCGCAGCCGTAGTATTACCTTTTAATAATGACATATTTGAATTAACACCTTTTTCAGAAGAAAGCTTGATGCTATTAGTGTCTCCATCACATTCTTTAGCCATCAAAAAAGAAGTACATTTTAACGAGTTGATTAATGAATCATTTATTTTTTTCTCTGAAGATTTTCGCATTAATGATTTAGTTTATAGTGCCTGCGGTATTTATAATACAACGCCTATTGTTGCGGGACGTAGTGATCATTTAGATTTAATTATAGCGATGGTAAAAGCGGGTGTAGGTGTAACACTACTGCCTAGGAGTATGTGCAATAAAAATCCCATAGGTGATTTAGTGGTACTTCCTGTTGTTGAACCTACATTGTCATATCAATTGGCGTTAGCAAATAATAAAAATGGTTATAAAAGTCGAAGTTGCCAAGCATGGGATCGACTAGCAAGAGAAAAGCTAATAATAGAATAA
- a CDS encoding alpha-keto acid decarboxylase family protein, with product MNNSVIEYILNRLYDLGISDIFGVAGDYAFPIEDTICNSKHLRWIGNCNELNAAYAADGYARIKGMAALSTTFGVGELSAINAIAGSYAENLPIFHLVGMPASGVQKSKRLVHHTLGNGDFDIFYQLAQRLACAHAILTPENCIAEMERLIATALKERRPVYIGLPSDYAVMPVIENTSVTTPKKPISDKEILEKVASLIIDKLTQSNNICVLPGILSTRLGLSDNVQAFIDKTGLPYATMFMDKSILSESNAQYVGMYDGKLMTPDVREFVENSEYILGIGAMMTDFNTGSFTASIKPTQFISIMSDYVEIDSVVYDDIYMEDVLSALTKQLPYKKYHQIKAKGLSNSVLSDNGEITAQYLYPRLEKFFKPNDIIIAETGTSSMGLGFALLPEDVQFHNQTLWGSIGWATPASFGAALAAPEKRVILITGEGSHQLTVQEISQFVRFGLKPIILVLNNNGYLIERLLCDYPEAYYNDLAQWNYHQLPKAFGAKDWHCAKVTTIDELNKTLEIAESTERASYIEIVTERYEASELAQKLKESKDSLYSF from the coding sequence ATGAACAATTCCGTTATTGAATATATTTTAAACCGATTATATGACTTAGGTATAAGTGATATTTTTGGCGTTGCCGGCGATTACGCCTTTCCTATAGAAGACACAATTTGTAATAGCAAGCATCTGCGTTGGATTGGTAACTGCAATGAATTAAATGCAGCTTACGCTGCTGATGGTTATGCTCGAATTAAAGGTATGGCAGCGTTATCAACAACATTTGGTGTGGGTGAATTAAGTGCGATTAATGCTATTGCAGGCTCTTATGCAGAAAATCTACCTATTTTTCATTTAGTGGGTATGCCAGCAAGTGGCGTACAAAAAAGCAAACGTCTCGTTCACCATACCTTAGGTAATGGTGATTTTGATATTTTCTATCAATTAGCTCAACGTCTTGCGTGTGCTCATGCAATATTAACGCCTGAAAATTGTATTGCTGAAATGGAGCGTTTAATTGCAACAGCATTAAAAGAACGTCGTCCTGTTTATATTGGTTTACCATCTGATTATGCTGTGATGCCAGTGATAGAAAACACATCTGTTACCACACCGAAAAAACCAATAAGTGATAAAGAAATACTAGAAAAAGTGGCATCACTGATTATTGATAAGCTTACACAAAGCAATAATATCTGCGTATTACCTGGTATTTTATCCACACGTTTAGGGTTATCAGATAATGTCCAAGCTTTTATTGATAAAACAGGTTTACCTTACGCCACTATGTTTATGGATAAAAGTATATTAAGTGAATCTAATGCTCAATATGTTGGGATGTACGATGGAAAATTAATGACGCCTGATGTCAGAGAGTTTGTCGAAAATAGCGAGTATATATTAGGGATCGGTGCAATGATGACAGACTTTAATACCGGTAGTTTTACCGCCAGTATTAAACCAACGCAATTTATCAGCATCATGTCAGATTATGTTGAAATTGATTCTGTTGTTTATGATGATATTTATATGGAAGATGTTCTCTCAGCGCTCACAAAACAACTACCTTATAAAAAGTATCATCAGATAAAAGCTAAAGGGTTAAGCAACTCGGTTTTATCTGATAACGGTGAAATTACGGCTCAATACCTCTACCCCCGATTAGAGAAATTCTTTAAACCTAACGATATTATTATTGCTGAAACTGGTACATCATCAATGGGATTAGGGTTTGCTCTATTACCAGAAGATGTTCAGTTCCATAACCAAACATTATGGGGTTCTATTGGTTGGGCAACACCCGCATCATTTGGTGCAGCACTTGCCGCGCCTGAAAAACGCGTTATTTTAATTACAGGTGAAGGCTCACATCAATTAACCGTACAAGAAATTAGCCAATTTGTTCGCTTTGGACTAAAACCAATCATTCTTGTTTTAAATAACAACGGTTATTTAATTGAGCGGCTGTTGTGTGATTATCCCGAAGCTTATTATAACGATCTTGCTCAATGGAATTATCATCAATTGCCTAAAGCTTTCGGTGCAAAAGATTGGCATTGTGCAAAAGTTACAACGATAGATGAATTAAATAAAACACTTGAAATAGCCGAATCAACAGAAAGAGCCTCTTACATCGAAATAGTAACAGAGCGGTATGAAGCTTCTGAATTAGCACAAAAATTAAAAGAGTCTAAAGATTCGCTTTATTCGTTTTAA
- a CDS encoding DUF4917 family protein, producing MRFNVKEWNAVSELFTGSLLLGNGSSIAIDPNFNYSNLFSNAKLPKNVKNIFDSFHSQDFEYILRKFTQATVINSIFNIDCNDIHQAHSQVKKTLINTVKGIHPCIDEVRDKINNCANFIKQFDTIFSLNYDIMLYWTIMQVNDNHPYPLFKDCFNRSSFYEDFEEYREYRGNRSNLVFYPHGNLILAKNENDEELKLSIQGDNHLIDQISQNWDDHNYSPLFISEGTSEEKLKTIRSSNYLTRIYHEAIPTINDSLLILGWSMGTQDEHILKQIPFDKINHLGIVIFMNDNYEETCDYFYSRIRHFINPDEIDVHFIAHNSEALWAND from the coding sequence ATGCGTTTTAATGTAAAAGAGTGGAATGCTGTTTCTGAGTTATTTACAGGAAGTTTATTATTAGGAAATGGATCATCAATTGCTATAGATCCTAATTTTAATTACTCTAATTTATTTTCCAATGCAAAGTTGCCAAAAAATGTAAAAAATATTTTTGATTCTTTTCACTCTCAAGATTTTGAATATATTTTAAGAAAGTTCACCCAAGCTACAGTAATTAATAGCATCTTCAATATTGATTGTAATGATATTCATCAGGCTCATAGTCAAGTAAAAAAAACCTTAATTAATACAGTTAAAGGTATCCACCCTTGTATTGATGAAGTAAGAGATAAAATTAATAATTGTGCTAATTTTATTAAGCAGTTTGACACAATATTCAGTTTGAATTACGACATTATGCTTTATTGGACTATCATGCAAGTTAATGATAATCATCCATATCCACTTTTTAAAGATTGTTTCAATCGTAGCAGTTTTTATGAAGATTTTGAAGAATACCGCGAATACAGAGGTAATCGTTCTAATCTTGTTTTTTATCCTCATGGTAATCTTATTCTTGCAAAGAATGAAAATGATGAAGAGTTAAAATTAAGTATTCAAGGTGACAACCATCTTATCGATCAAATTAGTCAAAATTGGGATGATCATAATTACTCTCCGCTGTTTATCTCTGAAGGTACAAGTGAGGAAAAACTAAAAACTATACGTTCAAGTAACTATTTAACACGTATTTATCATGAAGCTATTCCAACCATTAATGATAGTTTACTCATTTTAGGCTGGAGTATGGGTACTCAAGATGAACATATTTTAAAACAAATCCCTTTTGATAAAATCAACCATCTTGGGATCGTGATTTTTATGAATGATAATTATGAAGAGACATGCGATTATTTTTATTCTCGCATTCGTCATTTTATTAACCCTGATGAAATTGATGTTCATTTTATTGCTCATAACAGCGAAGCATTATGGGCTAATGACTAA
- the dld gene encoding D-lactate dehydrogenase gives MNESNSSVNQHFIRKLESIVGKKQVLTQAHKTERYRKGFRSGQGKALAVVFPANLLEQWRVFKTCVEADKIIIMQAANTGLTEGSTPNGDDYDRDIVIISTLRQDKIQVLSEHNQVIAFPGSTLWHLEKVLKPLGREPHSVIGSSCIGASVIGGICNNSGGALVRRGPAYTELSLYARVNEKGEAELVNHLGIDLGETPEEILTNLDNRHYHEKQIQATEKLASDHEYHERVRDVDANTPSRFNNDERRLYEAAGSAGKLSVFAVRLDTFPADHRTQVFYIGTNNPDELEDVRRHILSHFKKLPVAGEYMHRSYYKMAEVYGKDTFLVIDKLGTDKMPILFAVKGRVDAVLNKVPFLPKNMVDRTMQFMSKLWPAHLPERMTDFRDKYEHHLMLRMADEGIEEASTYLKEYFKQASGDYFECTEEEGNKAFLHRFAAAGAAVRYHAVHVNDVEDVLPLDIALRRNDKDWFEKLPPEIESKLLYKLYCGHFMCHVMHQDYIIKKGVDAKALKEEMLALLDKRGAEYPAEHNVGHMYYAKPQLKAFYKHNDPTNSMNPGIGKTSKLKYWGEECGCGHAHSEPKIGNVENKG, from the coding sequence ATGAATGAGAGTAATAGCTCTGTAAATCAACATTTTATTCGTAAACTTGAAAGTATTGTTGGTAAAAAACAGGTATTAACACAAGCACATAAAACAGAACGTTATCGTAAAGGCTTTCGTTCAGGACAAGGAAAGGCATTAGCAGTTGTATTTCCTGCCAATTTATTAGAACAGTGGCGTGTTTTTAAAACCTGTGTTGAAGCTGATAAAATCATTATTATGCAAGCGGCGAATACGGGATTAACAGAAGGTTCGACGCCTAATGGCGATGATTATGATAGAGATATCGTGATTATTAGTACATTACGTCAAGATAAAATACAGGTTCTCTCAGAGCATAATCAAGTTATTGCCTTTCCTGGTAGCACGCTGTGGCATTTAGAAAAAGTATTAAAGCCATTAGGACGTGAACCTCATTCTGTTATTGGCTCGTCTTGTATTGGTGCTTCTGTTATTGGAGGGATCTGCAATAACTCTGGCGGAGCTTTAGTTCGTCGAGGACCTGCTTATACAGAATTATCGCTGTATGCACGTGTTAATGAAAAAGGCGAGGCTGAATTAGTTAACCATTTAGGAATTGATTTAGGCGAAACCCCAGAAGAGATTTTAACCAATTTAGATAATCGTCATTACCATGAGAAACAAATACAAGCGACAGAAAAATTAGCATCCGATCATGAATATCATGAACGTGTGCGTGATGTAGATGCCAATACGCCTTCTCGATTTAATAATGATGAACGTCGTTTATATGAGGCTGCGGGGAGTGCGGGTAAATTATCTGTTTTTGCTGTGCGATTAGATACATTCCCAGCGGATCATCGTACTCAAGTCTTTTATATTGGTACTAATAATCCTGACGAGCTAGAAGATGTTCGTCGCCATATTTTAAGTCATTTTAAAAAGCTTCCTGTTGCAGGAGAGTATATGCATAGAAGCTACTATAAAATGGCTGAAGTGTATGGAAAAGATACATTTTTAGTGATTGATAAATTGGGTACAGATAAAATGCCTATTTTATTTGCCGTGAAAGGGCGAGTAGATGCGGTATTAAATAAAGTCCCTTTTTTACCTAAAAATATGGTCGATAGAACCATGCAGTTTATGAGCAAATTATGGCCAGCTCATTTACCCGAACGTATGACAGATTTCCGCGATAAATATGAACATCATTTAATGTTAAGAATGGCTGATGAGGGCATTGAAGAGGCATCAACCTATTTAAAAGAATACTTTAAACAAGCTTCGGGTGATTATTTTGAATGCACTGAAGAGGAAGGGAATAAAGCATTCTTGCACCGTTTTGCTGCTGCTGGTGCCGCTGTTCGTTATCATGCTGTTCATGTGAATGACGTTGAAGATGTATTGCCATTAGATATTGCATTGCGTCGTAATGACAAAGATTGGTTTGAAAAATTACCACCAGAAATAGAGAGTAAATTACTTTATAAACTCTATTGTGGTCATTTTATGTGCCACGTTATGCATCAGGACTACATTATTAAAAAAGGTGTTGATGCGAAGGCGCTAAAAGAAGAAATGTTAGCGTTATTAGATAAACGTGGGGCAGAGTACCCCGCAGAGCATAATGTTGGCCATATGTATTATGCAAAGCCTCAATTAAAAGCGTTCTATAAACATAACGATCCAACCAATAGTATGAATCCAGGTATAGGTAAAACCTCAAAATTAAAATATTGGGGAGAAGAGTGTGGATGTGGGCATGCACATAGTGAGCCTAAAATAGGTAACGTAGAGAATAAAGGATAA